Proteins from a single region of Amycolatopsis sp. CA-230715:
- a CDS encoding S8 family peptidase translates to MTEAAGTTGRYLILLEHNAAALGARAITNAAGLRTTSTAELAGASTAQLLGTDGGLLFHQLGVALVSADEDQYAALTTAAESDGPISSVEAERTVFAIEDKAAPAAEDGELTWGLQAVNAANSAATGAGVRVAVLDTGFDAEHPDFAGRQVITSSFVDGEDAKDGHGHGTHCIGTSCGPRTPETKPGYGIAHQAEIYAGKVLSNEGSGSDGGILAGISWAISNGCAVVSMSLGAPTQAGQPYSKTFEQVAQRAMERGTLVVAAAGNESKRSEGLVAPVGHPANCPSIMAIGAIDSAGAIADFSCGTVDDIGAVDLVGPGVDVYSSWPMPKRYNTISGTSMATPHAAGIAALTAQQYGSRGWELWARLTQHARRLALAAVDSGAGLVQAP, encoded by the coding sequence ATGACGGAAGCGGCGGGTACGACCGGCCGGTACCTGATTCTGCTCGAACACAACGCGGCCGCGCTCGGAGCGCGGGCGATCACCAACGCCGCGGGCCTCCGCACGACCAGCACGGCCGAGCTCGCGGGCGCCTCGACGGCGCAGCTGCTCGGCACCGACGGTGGCCTGCTGTTCCACCAGCTCGGCGTCGCGCTGGTGAGCGCGGACGAAGACCAGTACGCGGCACTGACCACGGCGGCGGAAAGCGACGGGCCGATTTCCTCGGTGGAAGCCGAACGCACCGTGTTCGCGATCGAAGACAAGGCGGCACCCGCCGCCGAAGACGGCGAACTCACCTGGGGCCTGCAAGCCGTCAACGCCGCCAACAGCGCGGCGACCGGGGCGGGCGTCCGCGTCGCCGTGCTCGACACCGGGTTCGACGCCGAGCACCCCGACTTCGCCGGGCGCCAGGTGATCACCAGTTCGTTCGTGGACGGCGAGGACGCGAAGGACGGCCACGGGCACGGCACCCACTGCATCGGCACGTCCTGCGGGCCGCGCACCCCCGAGACGAAACCGGGCTACGGGATCGCCCACCAGGCCGAGATATACGCGGGCAAGGTGCTCAGCAACGAAGGCTCCGGCTCGGACGGCGGCATCCTCGCCGGGATCTCGTGGGCGATCAGCAACGGCTGCGCGGTCGTGTCGATGTCGCTCGGCGCGCCGACCCAGGCGGGCCAGCCGTATTCCAAGACGTTCGAACAGGTCGCCCAGCGCGCGATGGAACGCGGCACGCTCGTGGTCGCGGCCGCGGGCAACGAAAGCAAGCGCTCCGAAGGGCTCGTGGCGCCGGTGGGCCACCCGGCGAACTGCCCGTCGATCATGGCGATCGGCGCGATCGACTCCGCGGGCGCGATCGCGGACTTCTCGTGCGGCACCGTGGACGACATCGGCGCGGTCGACCTCGTCGGGCCCGGCGTGGACGTCTACTCGAGCTGGCCCATGCCGAAGCGGTACAACACGATCAGCGGCACCAGCATGGCCACCCCGCACGCGGCGGGCATCGCGGCGCTGACCGCGCAGCAGTACGGCTCACGCGGCTGGGAGCTGTGGGCACGGCTGACCCAGCACGCGCGCAGGCTCGCGCTCGCCGCGGTGGACAGCGGTGCGGGGCTGGTGCAGGCTCCGTAG
- a CDS encoding nuclear transport factor 2 family protein — MTDTRAVATEFHRLLAERDLPGVTALFADDVAWDIPGATEIVPWIGKRHTASEAGACFAELEEYLDRQLFEIERVLVDGPHAVTIGHLRSVVRATGKVIETPFAIEMTIENGRITRYVMFEDSWRVAKAVLP; from the coding sequence ATGACCGACACCCGTGCCGTGGCGACCGAGTTCCACCGCCTGCTGGCCGAACGGGACCTCCCCGGCGTCACCGCGCTCTTCGCCGACGACGTGGCGTGGGACATTCCCGGCGCCACCGAAATCGTGCCCTGGATCGGGAAGCGCCACACCGCGAGCGAGGCGGGCGCGTGCTTCGCGGAATTGGAGGAATACCTCGACCGGCAGTTGTTCGAAATCGAGCGCGTACTCGTCGACGGCCCGCACGCGGTGACGATCGGGCACCTGCGTTCGGTGGTCCGGGCCACCGGGAAAGTGATCGAAACCCCGTTCGCCATCGAGATGACGATCGAAAACGGGCGCATCACGCGGTACGTGATGTTCGAGGACAGCTGGCGGGTCGCGAAGGCCGTGCTGCCCTGA
- a CDS encoding sigma 54-interacting transcriptional regulator codes for MNSVPAHLPRTLGELRAADYRPRGVKQEIHENLLAALRAGRDPWPGIVGFSRTVVPQLERALLAGHDVVLLGERGQGKTRLLRTLAGLLDEWTPVIEGSELAEHPLAPITPASLRRVAELGDALPVGWAHRSERYTEKLATPDTSVGDLIGDVDPVKVAEGRSLGDPETIHFGLVPRAHRGIVAINELPDLAERIQVALLNVMEERDIQVRGYTLRLPLDVLMVATANPEDYTNRGRIITPLKDRFGAEIRTHYPLDVAAEVDVVRQESDLVAEVGEPLLEVLARFVRNLRGAPVIDQRSGVSARFAVAAAETVAAAALRRSALTGEEPAVARPVDLDAVPSVLRGKLEFEPGEEGRETEHLVHLLRRAIAETARDRFAGLDLRPLVEAVADGHLVATGERVPGKELLESLPELPVLHEVAQRAGVSSDEPAGRIAAAVELALESLYLARQLAKDTDDATTVYGP; via the coding sequence GTGAACTCCGTACCCGCACACCTTCCCCGCACACTGGGGGAGCTCCGCGCGGCGGACTACCGCCCGCGCGGGGTCAAGCAAGAAATCCACGAAAACCTCCTTGCCGCGCTGCGCGCGGGACGGGATCCCTGGCCGGGCATCGTCGGGTTCTCCCGCACGGTCGTCCCGCAGCTCGAACGGGCACTGCTCGCGGGGCACGACGTCGTGCTGCTCGGCGAACGAGGCCAGGGCAAGACGCGCCTGCTGCGCACCCTCGCCGGCCTGCTCGACGAGTGGACGCCGGTGATCGAAGGCAGCGAACTGGCCGAGCACCCGCTCGCCCCGATCACGCCCGCTTCGCTGCGCCGGGTCGCCGAACTCGGTGACGCGCTGCCCGTCGGCTGGGCGCACCGGAGCGAGCGCTACACCGAAAAGCTCGCCACCCCGGACACCTCCGTCGGCGATCTCATCGGCGACGTCGACCCGGTCAAGGTCGCCGAGGGCCGCAGCCTCGGTGATCCCGAGACCATCCACTTCGGACTCGTGCCGCGCGCGCACCGCGGCATCGTCGCGATCAACGAGCTGCCGGACCTCGCCGAGCGGATCCAGGTCGCGCTGCTGAACGTGATGGAGGAGCGCGACATCCAGGTCCGCGGCTACACCCTGCGGCTGCCGCTGGACGTGCTGATGGTGGCCACCGCGAACCCGGAGGACTACACCAACCGCGGCCGGATCATCACCCCGCTCAAGGACCGCTTCGGCGCGGAGATCCGCACGCACTACCCGCTCGACGTAGCCGCCGAGGTGGACGTCGTCCGGCAGGAATCGGATCTCGTCGCCGAAGTCGGCGAGCCGTTGCTGGAGGTGCTGGCGCGGTTCGTCCGCAACCTGCGCGGCGCTCCGGTGATCGACCAGCGCTCCGGGGTGTCGGCGCGGTTCGCGGTCGCCGCGGCGGAAACCGTGGCCGCGGCGGCGTTGCGGCGCTCGGCGCTGACGGGGGAGGAGCCCGCGGTCGCGCGGCCGGTCGACCTCGACGCGGTGCCGTCGGTGCTGCGCGGCAAGCTCGAGTTCGAGCCGGGCGAGGAAGGGCGCGAAACCGAGCACCTCGTGCACCTGCTGCGCAGGGCGATCGCCGAGACCGCGCGCGATCGGTTCGCCGGGCTGGACCTGCGGCCGCTGGTGGAGGCGGTCGCCGACGGGCACCTCGTCGCGACCGGGGAACGCGTGCCCGGCAAGGAACTGCTCGAATCGCTGCCGGAGCTCCCGGTGCTGCACGAGGTCGCGCAGCGCGCGGGCGTGTCCTCGGACGAGCCCGCCGGGCGGATCGCCGCCGCCGTCGAACTGGCGCTGGAATCGCTCTACCTGGCGCGGCAGCTGGCGAAGGACACCGACGACGCGACGACGGTGTACGGGCCGTGA
- a CDS encoding VWA domain-containing protein — protein MSSLPEGYSYGPWHDGPDPLAPPVDLRAAMDEIGQDVLGGASPRSALEEVLRRGTRDTAGLDELTRRIWQRRSEIQRRHNLDGTLAEVRRLLDEALEAERRELFPDPADDARFREAELDALPSGTASAVRELAEYEWRSGQGRENYERIQELLGKELLESRFQGMKDALENAGPEDVERINQMLADLNVLLNAHAQGFDDIGERFAEFMRRHGEFFPENPKTVDELIDVLAARSAAAQRMLNSMTQEQRDELAALSQQAFGDSRLAQQLSTLDQQLRSLRPGEDWSSSGRFRGNEPLGLGEGAQAMADLAELDALAEQLGQSYPGARLEDIDLEALERQLGDEAGVDARRLSELERELRAQGLFERAPDGSLRLSPKALRRLGETALKDVVEALRGKAGERETESAGAAGEPTGSSRPWRFGDMQPWEVSRTVRNAVLRTASADGTAVRLDVSDVEVTEIEHRSRAAVALLVDTSWSMVAEGRWLPMKRTALALHQLVTTRFRTDALQLITFGRHAVPVDLAELVGLDGTWEQGTNAHHALLLAGRHLRRHPDAQPVVLMVTDGEPTAHLEPDGSAHFEYPPAPRTIHRTVAELDRLAKLGAAFTVFRLGDESRLNAFVDLLARRSGGRVVAPDLDGLGAAVVDDYLRTRRR, from the coding sequence GTGAGCTCGCTTCCCGAGGGCTACTCGTACGGGCCGTGGCACGACGGGCCGGACCCGCTCGCGCCTCCGGTCGACCTGCGTGCCGCGATGGACGAGATCGGCCAGGACGTGCTCGGCGGCGCGTCACCGCGGTCCGCGCTGGAGGAGGTGCTCCGCCGCGGCACGCGCGACACGGCGGGGCTCGACGAGCTGACGCGGCGGATCTGGCAGCGCCGCTCGGAAATCCAGCGCAGGCACAACCTCGACGGCACGCTCGCCGAGGTGCGCCGCCTGCTCGACGAAGCGCTCGAAGCGGAACGCCGCGAACTGTTCCCCGATCCGGCGGACGACGCGCGCTTCCGCGAGGCCGAGTTGGACGCGTTGCCGTCGGGAACCGCGTCCGCGGTCAGGGAACTGGCCGAGTACGAGTGGCGTTCCGGGCAGGGGCGCGAGAACTACGAGCGGATCCAGGAGCTGCTCGGCAAGGAACTCCTGGAATCGCGGTTCCAGGGCATGAAGGACGCGCTCGAGAACGCGGGTCCCGAGGACGTCGAGCGGATCAACCAGATGCTCGCCGATCTCAACGTCCTGCTCAACGCGCACGCGCAGGGGTTCGACGACATCGGCGAGCGGTTCGCCGAGTTCATGCGCCGCCACGGCGAATTCTTCCCGGAGAACCCGAAAACCGTCGACGAGCTGATCGACGTGCTCGCCGCGCGCTCGGCGGCGGCGCAGCGGATGCTCAACTCGATGACCCAGGAGCAACGCGACGAGCTGGCCGCGTTGTCGCAGCAGGCCTTCGGCGATTCGAGGCTCGCCCAGCAGCTGTCCACTTTGGACCAGCAGTTGCGCTCTCTGCGGCCGGGCGAGGACTGGTCCTCCTCGGGGAGGTTCCGCGGGAACGAACCGCTCGGCCTCGGCGAGGGTGCGCAGGCGATGGCCGATCTGGCGGAGCTCGACGCGCTGGCGGAGCAGCTCGGCCAGTCCTATCCCGGTGCGCGCCTGGAGGACATCGATCTCGAAGCGCTGGAGCGCCAGCTCGGCGACGAAGCCGGGGTCGACGCGCGACGACTGTCCGAATTGGAGCGTGAGCTGCGGGCCCAAGGCCTGTTCGAGCGCGCGCCGGATGGATCGCTTCGCTTGTCTCCCAAGGCTTTGCGACGTCTCGGTGAGACCGCGCTCAAGGACGTGGTGGAGGCGTTGCGGGGCAAGGCCGGCGAGCGCGAGACCGAGTCCGCTGGCGCGGCCGGTGAGCCGACGGGGTCGAGCAGGCCGTGGCGGTTCGGGGACATGCAGCCGTGGGAGGTGTCCAGGACGGTGCGCAACGCGGTGCTGCGCACGGCGTCGGCGGACGGGACCGCGGTGCGTCTCGATGTGTCCGATGTGGAGGTCACCGAGATCGAGCACCGCTCGCGGGCGGCGGTGGCTCTGCTGGTGGACACGTCGTGGTCGATGGTCGCGGAGGGCAGGTGGCTGCCGATGAAGCGCACCGCGCTCGCGCTGCACCAGCTGGTCACCACCCGGTTCCGCACCGACGCGCTGCAGCTGATCACCTTCGGCAGGCACGCGGTACCGGTGGATCTCGCGGAGCTGGTCGGCCTCGACGGCACGTGGGAGCAAGGCACCAACGCCCACCACGCGCTGCTGCTGGCGGGGCGGCACCTGCGGCGGCACCCGGACGCGCAGCCGGTGGTGCTGATGGTGACCGACGGCGAGCCGACCGCGCACCTGGAACCGGACGGCAGCGCGCACTTCGAATACCCGCCCGCGCCGAGGACGATCCACCGGACGGTGGCCGAGCTCGACCGGCTGGCCAAGCTCGGCGCCGCCTTCACGGTGTTCCGGCTCGGTGACGAGTCGCGGCTCAACGCCTTCGTCGATCTGCTGGCCCGCCGCTCCGGCGGCCGGGTGGTGGCGCCGGACCTCGACGGCCTCGGCGCCGCCGTGGTCGACGACTACCTGCGGACCCGGCGCCGCTGA
- a CDS encoding TetR/AcrR family transcriptional regulator, whose translation MARPKEFDEERAVESAMNAFWDNGYEATSTQDLCEATGLGRSSVYNTFKSKHALFERALTRYRAIGLHTRAELLDSGETGLDRVRAMLDGTVSEERANGGRGCLMVNAAAEFGDRDEAVRSAMRTDAEGHLALLAEHIRAGQADGTIDRRRAAADLAQFVYATVSGLRIMSRRGAGEPEMRVVADIAVDALRPRT comes from the coding sequence ATGGCAAGGCCGAAGGAGTTCGACGAGGAGCGCGCCGTCGAGAGCGCGATGAACGCGTTCTGGGACAACGGGTACGAGGCAACCTCCACACAGGACTTGTGCGAGGCGACCGGACTCGGCCGCAGCAGCGTCTACAACACGTTCAAGAGCAAGCACGCCCTCTTCGAGCGCGCGCTCACCCGGTACCGGGCGATCGGGCTGCACACGCGGGCCGAACTGCTCGACAGCGGCGAAACGGGCCTCGACCGCGTTCGCGCGATGCTCGACGGCACCGTTTCCGAGGAACGCGCCAACGGCGGCCGCGGCTGCCTCATGGTGAACGCCGCGGCCGAATTCGGCGACCGCGACGAAGCGGTCCGCTCGGCGATGCGGACGGACGCCGAAGGGCACCTCGCCCTGCTCGCCGAGCACATCCGCGCCGGACAGGCGGACGGCACGATCGACCGGCGCCGGGCGGCGGCCGATCTCGCGCAGTTCGTCTACGCCACGGTGAGCGGGCTGCGGATCATGTCCCGCCGCGGCGCGGGCGAACCGGAAATGCGCGTGGTCGCCGACATCGCCGTCGACGCGCTGCGCCCGCGCACCTGA
- a CDS encoding ferrochelatase translates to MSYDAVLWLSFGGPEGPDDVMPFLENVTRGRGVPRERLEEVAQHYQHFGGVSPINELNRNAIAAVEKELRAQGLDLPVYFGNRNWEPMVEQTLAAMKADGVRRALVFPTSAYGGYSACRQYDEDIERARAAVGEGAPELVKLRQFFDHPLFVGTFADGLRAARDGLENARTVFCAHSVPVSADRAAGPPSEGGHRYSKQIAEAARLVAAEAGVETYDVVWQSRSGPPQVPWLEPDIVDHIDAIHADGARSVVVCPVGFVSDHLEVIWDLDNEAAERAAELGMGFARVATPGTDPRFAELVVELVREHVSGAPARKLSDFPAAGCTVNGAPCATACCEPAKRPATR, encoded by the coding sequence GTGAGTTACGACGCCGTGCTGTGGCTTTCGTTCGGCGGCCCCGAGGGGCCCGACGATGTGATGCCGTTCCTCGAGAACGTCACGCGGGGCAGGGGAGTCCCGCGCGAGCGGCTCGAAGAGGTCGCTCAGCACTACCAGCACTTCGGCGGCGTCTCGCCGATCAACGAGCTCAACCGCAATGCCATCGCGGCGGTCGAGAAGGAACTGCGCGCACAGGGTCTCGATCTGCCCGTCTACTTCGGCAACCGCAACTGGGAACCGATGGTGGAACAGACCCTCGCCGCGATGAAGGCCGACGGCGTCCGGCGCGCGCTGGTGTTCCCGACGAGCGCCTACGGCGGCTATTCGGCGTGCCGTCAGTACGACGAGGACATCGAACGGGCCCGCGCCGCTGTCGGCGAAGGCGCGCCGGAACTGGTGAAGCTGCGCCAGTTCTTCGACCACCCGCTGTTCGTCGGCACCTTCGCCGACGGGCTGCGGGCCGCCCGCGACGGCTTGGAGAACGCGCGCACGGTGTTCTGCGCGCACTCGGTTCCGGTGAGCGCCGACCGTGCTGCGGGCCCGCCGTCCGAAGGCGGGCACCGGTACTCGAAGCAGATCGCCGAAGCCGCGCGGCTCGTCGCCGCCGAAGCCGGTGTCGAAACCTACGACGTGGTGTGGCAGTCCCGATCCGGTCCGCCGCAGGTGCCGTGGCTCGAGCCGGACATCGTCGACCACATCGACGCGATCCACGCCGACGGCGCGCGCTCGGTCGTGGTGTGCCCGGTCGGCTTCGTTTCCGATCACCTCGAGGTGATCTGGGACCTCGACAACGAGGCGGCCGAGCGCGCCGCCGAACTCGGCATGGGCTTCGCGCGGGTCGCCACGCCCGGTACCGACCCGCGATTCGCGGAACTGGTCGTGGAACTGGTGCGCGAGCACGTTTCCGGCGCACCGGCGCGCAAGCTCTCGGACTTCCCCGCGGCGGGCTGCACCGTCAACGGCGCGCCCTGCGCGACCGCCTGCTGCGAACCCGCGAAACGCCCCGCGACGCGCTAA
- a CDS encoding Cmx/CmrA family chloramphenicol efflux MFS transporter: MPLAIAVLGLCVFALGTSEFMITGLLPGMAADLAVGIPAAGLLISAFAAGMVVGAPLLAAATLRLPRRATLIALLGVFGLAHVVGALTPGYAVLFATRVVSAVACAGFWAVAAATAVSLVPKDRRGRALAVLVGGLTVANVAGVPAGTFLGQHAGWRAAFWAVAALSFAALVAVFALVPDTRPDGERPSLRTELRLYRRGRVWLALGVIALSQAMTFATFSYLAPLLVETNGLPENAVPLVLALFGIGAIAGITAGGKLADARPFAVLYGGIGLALAAMIVLASAGSATPVAVAAVFVFGFAAFAINPALNVRAFAEAGDEAPTFVGASTTSAFNVGNTAGPWFGGLSISAGLGYPSVAWVSAGLGALTVAALTFAVALHRTRSPRPEPVFS; encoded by the coding sequence GTGCCACTGGCGATCGCCGTGCTCGGACTCTGCGTCTTCGCACTCGGCACCTCCGAGTTCATGATCACCGGCCTGCTCCCCGGCATGGCCGCCGATCTCGCGGTCGGCATCCCCGCCGCGGGACTGCTGATCTCCGCCTTCGCCGCGGGCATGGTGGTCGGCGCGCCGCTGCTCGCCGCGGCGACCCTGCGGCTCCCCCGCCGTGCCACGCTCATCGCCCTGCTCGGCGTCTTCGGGCTCGCGCACGTGGTGGGCGCGCTGACCCCCGGCTACGCGGTGCTGTTCGCGACGCGAGTGGTCAGCGCGGTCGCGTGCGCCGGGTTCTGGGCGGTCGCCGCCGCCACCGCGGTATCGCTCGTGCCGAAGGACCGCCGCGGCCGCGCGCTCGCGGTGCTCGTCGGCGGGCTGACCGTCGCCAACGTCGCCGGGGTGCCCGCGGGGACCTTCCTCGGGCAGCACGCGGGCTGGCGCGCCGCCTTCTGGGCCGTGGCGGCGCTTTCGTTCGCGGCGCTCGTGGCCGTGTTCGCGCTCGTGCCCGACACCCGGCCCGACGGCGAACGGCCGAGCCTGCGCACCGAACTCCGGCTCTACCGGCGCGGCCGCGTCTGGCTCGCGCTTGGCGTCATCGCGCTGTCGCAGGCGATGACCTTCGCCACCTTCAGCTATCTCGCGCCGCTGCTCGTCGAAACCAACGGCCTGCCGGAAAACGCGGTCCCGCTCGTGCTCGCGCTGTTCGGCATCGGCGCCATCGCCGGGATCACCGCGGGCGGCAAGCTCGCGGACGCGCGGCCGTTCGCCGTGCTGTACGGCGGAATCGGGCTGGCGCTGGCGGCCATGATCGTGCTCGCCTCCGCCGGTTCCGCCACCCCGGTCGCGGTCGCCGCGGTGTTCGTGTTCGGGTTCGCCGCGTTCGCCATCAACCCGGCGCTCAACGTGCGCGCGTTCGCCGAAGCCGGTGACGAAGCGCCCACGTTCGTCGGCGCCAGCACGACCTCGGCGTTCAACGTCGGCAACACCGCTGGCCCCTGGTTCGGCGGGCTCAGCATCAGCGCGGGCCTCGGCTATCCGAGCGTCGCCTGGGTCAGCGCCGGGCTCGGCGCGCTCACCGTCGCCGCACTCACCTTCGCGGTCGCGCTCCACCGCACCCGCTCCCCGCGGCCCGAACCGGTCTTCAGCTGA